The following coding sequences lie in one Synechococcus sp. CC9902 genomic window:
- a CDS encoding long-chain acyl-[acyl-carrier-protein] reductase — MFGLIGHSTSFEAARRKALELGFDHIADGDLDVWCSAPPQLVEHVEVTSPAGITIEGAYIDSCFVPEMLSRFKTARRKVLNAMELAQKKGINITALGGFTSIIFENFNLLQHQTVRSTTLDWQRFTTGNTHTAWVICRQVENNAPSLGIDLKTAKVAVVGATGDIGSAVCRWLTARTNVGELLLVARQPQPLADLQAELGGGRILALSDALSEADVVVWVASMPRTLEIDNNSLKKPCLMIDGGYPKNLDSKVAGGGIHVLKGGIVEFCRDIGWSMMEIAEMEKPQRQMFACFAEAMLLEFERCHTNFSWGRNNITLEKMDFIGAASVRHGFSTLNLKTNLQAAVA, encoded by the coding sequence ATGTTTGGTCTGATCGGACATTCAACGAGTTTTGAGGCGGCTCGCCGCAAGGCGTTGGAGCTCGGGTTCGATCACATCGCCGATGGCGATCTGGATGTTTGGTGTAGTGCTCCCCCTCAGCTTGTGGAGCATGTGGAGGTCACGAGCCCCGCAGGAATCACCATCGAAGGTGCGTACATTGATTCCTGCTTTGTTCCCGAAATGCTGAGTCGTTTTAAAACGGCTCGCCGCAAGGTTCTCAACGCCATGGAGTTGGCCCAGAAGAAGGGGATCAACATCACGGCATTAGGGGGCTTTACCTCCATTATTTTCGAGAATTTCAACCTGCTGCAGCACCAAACGGTTCGCAGCACCACCCTCGATTGGCAGCGTTTCACCACCGGTAATACCCATACCGCCTGGGTGATTTGCCGTCAGGTTGAGAACAACGCTCCGAGTCTGGGGATCGATCTCAAGACGGCGAAGGTTGCTGTTGTTGGGGCAACAGGAGATATCGGCAGTGCTGTTTGTCGTTGGTTAACGGCGCGCACCAATGTGGGCGAACTCCTCCTGGTGGCCCGTCAGCCTCAACCGCTGGCCGATCTTCAAGCGGAACTGGGTGGCGGTCGCATACTCGCCCTAAGTGATGCGCTGTCTGAGGCTGATGTGGTGGTTTGGGTGGCGAGTATGCCGCGCACCCTGGAAATCGATAACAACAGCCTGAAGAAGCCCTGCTTGATGATTGATGGCGGTTATCCCAAAAACCTCGATTCAAAAGTGGCTGGGGGTGGGATCCACGTTCTCAAGGGTGGGATCGTGGAGTTCTGTAGGGATATCGGTTGGTCGATGATGGAAATCGCTGAAATGGAAAAACCTCAGCGGCAAATGTTTGCTTGTTTTGCGGAGGCAATGTTGCTCGAGTTCGAGCGTTGCCACACCAATTTCAGTTGGGGCCGCAACAACATCACCCTGGAAAAGATGGACTTCATTGGCGCGGCTTCCGTCCGCCACGGCTTCTCAACCCTCAACCTCAAGACGAACCTCCAGGCCGCCGTCGCCTGA
- a CDS encoding SDR family oxidoreductase, which translates to MPTALITGASRGIGRRTAELLSERGWNLLLTARSGDDLEDLATRLRTSSQVVATAAVDLTSPSDIQPAFARLMSEGEPPSVLINNAGAAYTGDLLAMPLERWQWLLQLNLTSVMQVCSAVVPSMRSRGGLVINVSSHAARNAFPQWGAYCITKAALASFTRCLAEEERDQGIRACTLTLGAVNTPLWDAETVQSDFDRRAMLTVDQAADALVNLAEQPSSQVIEDLTLMPAAGAF; encoded by the coding sequence TTGCCTACGGCATTAATCACTGGGGCCAGTCGAGGCATTGGGCGCCGCACTGCGGAGCTCTTGTCTGAGCGAGGCTGGAACCTGTTGTTAACGGCACGCAGCGGCGATGACCTTGAAGATCTCGCAACTCGTTTGCGAACTTCGAGTCAGGTTGTTGCAACTGCAGCAGTTGACCTAACCAGCCCCTCCGACATCCAGCCTGCATTTGCAAGGTTGATGTCGGAGGGCGAACCGCCGTCTGTATTGATCAACAATGCAGGTGCTGCCTACACCGGTGATCTCTTGGCAATGCCCTTAGAGCGTTGGCAATGGTTGCTTCAGTTGAATCTCACCAGCGTGATGCAGGTTTGTTCAGCTGTGGTTCCTTCCATGCGTTCGCGGGGAGGCTTGGTAATCAATGTGAGCAGCCATGCTGCACGCAATGCATTCCCTCAATGGGGTGCTTACTGCATTACCAAGGCAGCTCTGGCCAGTTTCACGCGCTGTTTAGCTGAAGAAGAGCGGGATCAAGGCATTCGTGCCTGCACGCTCACCCTCGGTGCGGTGAATACCCCTCTCTGGGATGCAGAAACCGTACAAAGCGATTTCGATCGTCGTGCCATGCTCACCGTCGATCAAGCGGCTGATGCTTTGGTGAACTTGGCAGAGCAACCCTCGAGCCAAGTGATCGAAGACCTAACACTTATGCCGGCTGCCGGCGCCTTTTAA
- a CDS encoding S1 RNA-binding domain-containing protein, whose protein sequence is MAAAGSPQPNRPKAPQQAANKPLQVMKINRKDEQEKLQREAAEARAAAEAAAEKARMLEERAGLAAPPRSRQAEASSQSDEERFDMGAMEGMSMADLMGSPDDKPKREQRSEPRSVDDFDFDEEAFLAALDENAPVGTTGEVIKGTVIALESDGVYVDIGGKAPGFMPKSEAGLGVITNYQERFPKGLEVEVLVTREQNADGMVTISCRALELRKSWDKVKVLEKEGKVVQVIVSGFNRGGVTCDLEGLRGFIPRSQLQDGENHQELVGKTLGVAFLEVNSGTRKLVLSEKRAATAARFQELEVGQLVEGLVASVKPYGLFIDLGGISGLLHQSSITNGSLRSIREVFDQGDRVSALITDLDPGRGRIGLNTALLEGPPGELLIDKDKVMAEASDRASRAQNTLKQNEQSAG, encoded by the coding sequence ATGGCCGCAGCCGGCAGTCCTCAGCCCAACCGCCCCAAGGCGCCGCAACAGGCTGCGAACAAGCCTCTGCAGGTGATGAAGATCAACCGCAAAGACGAGCAAGAGAAGCTGCAACGGGAGGCAGCTGAAGCCCGCGCAGCCGCTGAAGCCGCCGCCGAAAAAGCAAGAATGCTGGAGGAGCGTGCCGGACTCGCCGCACCGCCACGGTCCCGTCAAGCCGAAGCCTCCAGCCAGAGCGATGAGGAGAGGTTTGACATGGGTGCCATGGAGGGCATGTCCATGGCAGATCTGATGGGCTCACCCGACGACAAACCCAAACGAGAGCAGCGCAGCGAACCCCGCAGCGTGGACGACTTCGATTTCGACGAAGAAGCTTTTCTCGCCGCTTTGGATGAAAACGCCCCTGTCGGTACGACGGGCGAGGTAATTAAGGGCACCGTGATTGCCCTCGAAAGCGACGGTGTGTATGTGGATATTGGGGGCAAAGCCCCCGGTTTCATGCCAAAAAGCGAAGCCGGCCTTGGTGTGATCACCAACTACCAGGAGCGCTTCCCCAAGGGCCTCGAAGTGGAAGTTCTCGTTACTCGGGAACAAAACGCCGATGGCATGGTCACGATCAGCTGTCGTGCACTGGAGTTGCGCAAGAGCTGGGACAAGGTGAAAGTTCTTGAGAAAGAAGGAAAGGTGGTGCAAGTGATCGTGAGCGGCTTCAACCGGGGTGGCGTCACTTGCGATTTGGAAGGTTTACGCGGCTTCATTCCCCGCTCCCAACTCCAAGATGGCGAAAACCATCAGGAGCTAGTTGGCAAAACCCTTGGCGTGGCCTTTCTTGAGGTGAATTCAGGCACCCGGAAGCTTGTGCTGTCCGAAAAACGTGCTGCCACGGCTGCTCGTTTCCAAGAGCTTGAGGTGGGCCAGTTGGTTGAAGGTCTTGTCGCCTCCGTGAAGCCCTACGGCCTGTTTATCGACCTCGGCGGCATCAGTGGATTGCTACATCAATCATCGATCACGAATGGAAGTCTGCGCTCCATTCGTGAGGTCTTCGACCAAGGCGATCGCGTTTCGGCTCTGATCACCGATTTAGATCCAGGTCGAGGGCGGATTGGCCTCAATACAGCGCTGCTGGAAGGCCCCCCCGGTGAGCTCCTCATCGACAAAGACAAAGTGATGGCAGAAGCCAGCGACCGTGCATCAAGGGCTCAAAACACCCTGAAGCAAAACGAACAATCAGCCGGATGA
- a CDS encoding Tab2/Atab2 family RNA-binding protein has translation MKSAVSKGSDWELDFYSRPILDADGRKRWELLITTTPSSEDGDTPFRFAKVCPSSEVNSIWLNTALAEARESALQEGYGAPVRLRCWRSSMRTMVQRAATEQDIEVISSRRTFALLDWLEHREREVYPKEEGFMAGPLAPPPAPVVTPPIPLPEEVQGDAWSWATLPAGLLRDAGDWPMSFSGLLPVPTNLEDEAQVPGLRLFSRTRSLAMAGWLGGLEPVRLLVEGRQLILEAGQDDRWLVSDLDGEAAKSITSALETCQTSVRGLQFIAIQASPDEQAFAGFWMMRDIPMA, from the coding sequence ATGAAATCGGCCGTAAGCAAAGGCTCTGACTGGGAATTGGATTTTTACTCCAGGCCCATTCTTGATGCGGATGGACGCAAGCGATGGGAGCTTTTGATCACCACGACACCATCCTCTGAGGATGGAGACACCCCATTTCGTTTTGCCAAGGTCTGCCCCTCAAGTGAGGTGAACTCAATTTGGTTAAACACGGCGCTAGCTGAGGCCCGAGAGAGCGCACTTCAGGAGGGTTATGGCGCTCCCGTTCGCCTGCGCTGCTGGCGCAGTTCGATGCGAACGATGGTGCAACGGGCCGCAACCGAACAAGACATCGAAGTGATTTCCAGTCGTCGCACGTTTGCACTGCTCGATTGGCTAGAGCATCGGGAACGAGAGGTGTACCCAAAAGAAGAGGGATTTATGGCTGGCCCGCTTGCCCCTCCTCCCGCACCGGTGGTGACCCCACCAATCCCCCTTCCAGAGGAAGTGCAAGGGGATGCCTGGTCTTGGGCCACCCTTCCCGCCGGACTTCTGCGCGATGCCGGCGACTGGCCAATGAGCTTCAGCGGGTTGCTTCCTGTGCCGACCAATCTTGAGGATGAAGCCCAAGTTCCGGGACTGCGCTTATTCAGCCGAACCCGCTCCCTCGCTATGGCGGGATGGCTGGGGGGCTTAGAACCAGTCCGCCTGCTCGTTGAGGGTCGCCAACTGATCCTTGAAGCCGGTCAGGACGACCGTTGGTTGGTGAGTGATCTCGATGGAGAGGCCGCAAAAAGTATTACCTCGGCCCTCGAAACCTGCCAAACCTCTGTTCGTGGCCTTCAATTCATCGCAATTCAAGCCAGCCCAGACGAACAGGCCTTCGCAGGCTTTTGGATGATGCGCGACATTCCCATGGCATGA
- a CDS encoding acetyl-CoA carboxylase carboxyltransferase subunit alpha translates to MPRRPLLEFEKPLVELEQQIEQIRQLARDSEVDVTQQLQQLESLASRRRQEIFQGLTPAQKIQVARHPHRPSTLDFIQMFCDDFVELHGDRRGNDDQALIGGVGRLGDRAVLLLGHQKGRDTKENVARNFGMATPGGYRKAMRLMEHADRFRLPILTFIDTPGAYAGLQAEEQGQGEAIAVNLRDMFGLRVPVIATVIGEGGSGGALGIGVADRLLMFEHSVYTVASPEACASILWRDAAKAPDAAAALKITGRDLLELGVVDEVLAEPSGGNNWAPLEAGQTLRAALERHLGELLTLSEQELRDARYTKFRAMGRFAEEMSQEFDDIA, encoded by the coding sequence ATGCCCCGTCGTCCCTTACTCGAGTTCGAGAAGCCTCTGGTGGAACTGGAGCAGCAGATTGAACAAATCCGCCAGCTTGCTCGCGATTCCGAAGTCGACGTTACCCAGCAGCTGCAACAGCTCGAATCCCTCGCATCGAGACGAAGACAAGAGATTTTTCAGGGATTAACCCCAGCCCAGAAGATTCAAGTTGCTCGTCACCCCCACCGGCCGAGCACGCTCGATTTCATTCAGATGTTTTGCGACGACTTCGTTGAACTCCATGGAGACCGTCGGGGTAACGATGATCAGGCCCTGATTGGTGGCGTGGGTCGATTAGGGGATCGTGCTGTCCTTCTGCTTGGGCATCAAAAAGGGCGCGATACCAAAGAAAATGTGGCCCGTAATTTCGGCATGGCCACCCCCGGTGGATACCGCAAGGCCATGCGCCTGATGGAGCATGCGGATCGATTTCGGTTGCCGATTCTTACCTTTATCGACACCCCAGGAGCTTATGCAGGCCTCCAGGCCGAAGAGCAGGGGCAGGGGGAAGCCATCGCGGTGAACCTGCGGGACATGTTTGGTTTGCGCGTTCCTGTGATCGCCACGGTGATTGGTGAGGGTGGGTCTGGTGGTGCCTTAGGAATCGGCGTTGCCGATCGTTTGCTGATGTTTGAGCACAGCGTCTACACCGTTGCCAGTCCAGAAGCCTGTGCATCCATCCTTTGGAGAGATGCGGCGAAGGCCCCTGATGCTGCCGCTGCCCTGAAGATTACGGGCCGAGATTTGCTGGAACTGGGTGTGGTGGATGAAGTGCTTGCCGAGCCATCCGGAGGAAATAACTGGGCTCCGTTGGAGGCTGGTCAAACCCTTCGCGCGGCCCTCGAACGCCACCTCGGCGAACTGCTCACGCTTTCGGAACAAGAGCTTCGAGACGCGCGTTACACGAAATTCCGCGCAATGGGGCGTTTTGCTGAGGAAATGTCACAGGAATTTGATGATATCGCTTAG
- a CDS encoding NAD(P)/FAD-dependent oxidoreductase, protein MLRLSELKLPLDHAEDALQKAVLKRLRIPPDDVFEQRLVKRSIDARRRDQIQLIYSVDVRVRGEAALLRRLGKTSRVRQAPDTTYKPVAQLPRAGLDQGEHRPVVVGAGPCGYFAALLLAQMGFRPLLLERGEPVKQRTLQTFAFWRGETGIDPESNAQFGEGGAGTFSDGKLYSQVSDPEHYGRKVLEELVASGANEDILTLQRPHIGTFKLATVVRGLRARIEALGGEVRFSSRVERLRLDPSEGEKSHQLVGLDLANGDAIPCRHLVLAPGHSARDCFAMLEQIGVQIEAKTFSVGVRIEHPQPLIDAARWGPSAGHPRLGPAEYKLVHHATNGRCVYSFCMCPGGFVVGATSEVGRVVTNGMSQHSRNERNANSGLVVQLQPEDLAPYERHPGDPLAGVALQRDLEHRAYLLGGSTYAAPAQRLEDFLANQPSESLGSIAASYQPGVQPSDLNALLPPPMIAALREALPAFARRVRGYDHPDAVLTGVETRTSSPVRIPRDLALESVNVRGLFPAGEGAGYAGGILSAGIDGIRAAEALALQMVAGA, encoded by the coding sequence ATGCTGCGCCTGAGTGAGTTAAAGCTTCCGCTCGATCACGCTGAGGACGCCCTTCAAAAAGCTGTGCTTAAACGGCTGCGCATTCCTCCTGACGATGTTTTTGAACAACGGCTCGTGAAACGCAGCATCGATGCGCGTCGCCGCGATCAAATTCAGCTGATTTACTCCGTTGATGTGCGGGTGCGTGGCGAGGCGGCTTTATTGCGGCGTCTCGGGAAGACCTCACGCGTCCGACAGGCGCCAGACACCACCTACAAACCAGTGGCTCAGTTGCCTCGGGCTGGTCTTGATCAGGGAGAGCACAGACCCGTGGTGGTGGGTGCTGGCCCCTGTGGCTATTTCGCTGCGTTGCTGTTGGCCCAAATGGGGTTTCGACCGCTGTTATTGGAGCGTGGCGAGCCTGTGAAACAGCGCACGCTGCAAACCTTTGCCTTCTGGCGTGGAGAAACAGGCATTGATCCAGAGTCCAATGCCCAATTTGGAGAGGGTGGTGCCGGAACGTTCTCGGATGGAAAGCTCTACAGCCAGGTGAGTGATCCTGAGCATTACGGACGCAAGGTGCTCGAGGAATTGGTGGCTTCTGGGGCTAATGAAGACATCCTCACCCTGCAACGCCCCCACATCGGCACCTTCAAGCTGGCCACGGTGGTGCGGGGGCTGCGTGCTCGTATTGAGGCCCTGGGCGGGGAGGTTCGGTTTAGCAGCCGAGTGGAGCGGCTGCGCTTGGACCCCAGTGAGGGCGAGAAGAGCCATCAACTCGTTGGTCTCGACTTGGCCAATGGCGATGCCATCCCTTGCCGCCATCTCGTTTTGGCACCGGGGCATTCGGCTCGGGATTGCTTTGCCATGCTCGAACAAATCGGCGTTCAAATTGAAGCCAAGACCTTTTCTGTAGGGGTGCGGATTGAACATCCCCAGCCCCTTATCGATGCTGCCCGTTGGGGGCCTTCCGCTGGCCATCCCCGTCTGGGGCCTGCTGAATACAAGCTGGTCCATCACGCCACCAATGGTCGGTGCGTTTACAGCTTTTGTATGTGCCCGGGCGGGTTTGTGGTCGGTGCAACGTCGGAGGTGGGTCGGGTGGTGACCAATGGGATGAGCCAGCACTCCCGCAATGAGCGCAATGCCAACAGCGGGTTAGTGGTGCAGCTGCAACCTGAGGATCTCGCCCCCTATGAACGGCATCCCGGAGATCCTTTGGCAGGGGTTGCCCTGCAACGGGATTTGGAACATCGCGCCTATCTCCTCGGTGGCAGCACCTATGCCGCCCCCGCCCAACGGTTGGAAGATTTCCTCGCCAATCAACCATCGGAAAGCCTTGGATCGATTGCAGCGTCGTATCAGCCTGGTGTTCAGCCGTCTGATTTGAATGCGCTTCTCCCGCCACCGATGATTGCGGCGTTACGGGAGGCTCTCCCTGCATTTGCCCGTCGCGTGCGCGGTTACGACCACCCCGATGCGGTTCTGACTGGCGTGGAAACGCGAACATCGTCTCCGGTGCGAATCCCCCGGGATTTGGCGCTGGAGTCGGTGAATGTGCGGGGTTTGTTCCCCGCTGGCGAGGGCGCTGGCTATGCCGGTGGCATTCTTTCAGCTGGAATCGATGGGATCCGCGCTGCGGAAGCGTTAGCGCTTCAGATGGTGGCTGGTGCTTGA
- a CDS encoding creatininase family protein — MPLCKGTGMDGLKRRFDQLAWPEAEKAAKQAGATVVWPFGACEQHGPQLPLATDALFADRILNSVLEHLDGEWPIWRLPLQSIGFSPEHQPFPGTLSLSAELMLQLVDQVGGQLAAMGVERLVLLNAHGGQIGLLQVAARQLRLRCPSMGVLPCFIWSGVDGLSSLLPPEELAHGLHAGQAETSLMLHMAPELVGPSRPVDGAHGPRSALAPPDGWSLEGAAPCAWLTSDLSQSGVIGDARLASAELGLELEQALILHWTQRFKSLLSSDWPPTESVVDWPRKS, encoded by the coding sequence ATGCCTCTCTGCAAGGGAACCGGGATGGATGGACTAAAACGACGCTTCGATCAACTGGCATGGCCGGAGGCCGAAAAAGCGGCAAAACAGGCTGGCGCCACTGTTGTTTGGCCCTTTGGAGCTTGCGAACAGCATGGCCCCCAGCTGCCCTTGGCTACCGATGCATTGTTTGCTGATCGGATTTTGAACTCCGTGTTGGAGCACCTTGATGGTGAATGGCCGATCTGGCGACTGCCGCTGCAGTCGATTGGTTTTTCACCGGAACACCAGCCGTTCCCAGGCACTTTGAGCCTCTCGGCTGAATTGATGCTGCAGCTTGTGGATCAGGTCGGCGGTCAGTTGGCGGCGATGGGGGTGGAACGGTTGGTGTTGTTGAACGCCCATGGTGGCCAGATCGGCTTGCTTCAGGTGGCTGCACGACAGCTGCGCTTGCGCTGTCCATCGATGGGCGTCCTCCCTTGTTTTATCTGGAGCGGTGTGGATGGTTTGTCATCGCTCTTGCCCCCGGAAGAACTGGCCCATGGACTCCACGCCGGTCAGGCGGAGACAAGCTTGATGCTGCATATGGCCCCTGAGTTGGTGGGTCCGTCGCGTCCCGTGGATGGGGCCCACGGACCTCGCTCCGCCCTTGCCCCGCCCGACGGTTGGAGCCTGGAGGGGGCTGCGCCATGTGCATGGTTGACGAGCGATTTGAGCCAATCAGGGGTGATTGGCGATGCTCGTTTGGCGTCCGCTGAGCTGGGGTTGGAGTTAGAGCAAGCTTTGATTTTGCATTGGACGCAGCGCTTCAAAAGCCTGCTCAGCAGTGATTGGCCGCCGACTGAAAGCGTTGTGGATTGGCCTCGAAAATCCTGA
- the pgeF gene encoding peptidoglycan editing factor PgeF has translation MNGTSINPFDRPDSQFNTLQDWTWVGCYGGYYLQSDLLQRVGFEHGFFTRLWQGREPDALAGYISAGVSVHRPQQIHSGRVLSANEATGSPWPEADGLVSNQGGQSLWVCGADCTPVLMADPGTGHAAACHAGWRGVASRILPEAIRQLEALGAHRSDLLVAFGPAISGQHYQVGDDVVDAISNSLEAHPSSGMDSSGLLQTTKVLLPDDEPGRHRLDIRGAAALQLQQHGLDSNQISDCPLCTLSEPNLFHSWRRDHVKAVQWSGVVAQAPATI, from the coding sequence ATGAACGGAACCAGCATCAATCCGTTCGATCGCCCTGATAGCCAGTTCAATACGCTCCAGGACTGGACCTGGGTTGGTTGCTATGGCGGCTACTACCTGCAATCAGACCTTCTCCAACGAGTGGGCTTTGAACACGGTTTTTTCACCCGTTTGTGGCAAGGCCGTGAACCGGATGCCCTAGCCGGCTACATCAGTGCCGGTGTTTCAGTTCACCGCCCCCAACAAATTCACAGTGGACGGGTTCTATCGGCCAACGAGGCGACCGGATCTCCATGGCCTGAGGCCGATGGTTTGGTCAGCAACCAAGGCGGGCAAAGCCTCTGGGTGTGCGGCGCCGACTGCACCCCAGTACTGATGGCTGATCCCGGCACAGGGCATGCGGCTGCATGCCATGCCGGTTGGCGTGGCGTGGCCTCCAGGATTCTTCCAGAAGCGATCCGGCAGCTGGAAGCTTTGGGAGCTCATCGGTCTGACCTATTGGTGGCGTTCGGTCCCGCCATCAGCGGACAGCATTACCAAGTCGGAGACGACGTGGTGGATGCGATCAGCAACAGTTTGGAGGCACACCCATCAAGCGGCATGGATTCCTCTGGGCTTCTCCAAACAACAAAGGTGCTGCTCCCCGACGATGAACCCGGACGGCACCGCCTCGACATCCGTGGCGCAGCGGCACTCCAACTCCAACAGCACGGACTCGATTCAAACCAGATCAGTGACTGCCCTCTGTGCACGCTGAGTGAACCAAACTTGTTTCATTCCTGGCGACGCGATCACGTGAAAGCCGTGCAATGGAGCGGCGTTGTGGCTCAAGCACCAGCCACCATCTGA
- a CDS encoding aldehyde oxygenase (deformylating) — MPTLNAPEVSVLEGQDALPDFTTAEYKDAYSRINAIVIEGEQEAHDNYISLGTLIPEQADELSRLARMEMKHMKGFTACARNLGVEADMPFAKDFFGPLHGNFQVALKEGKVVTCLLIQALLIEAFAISAYHIYIPVADPFARKITEGVVKDEYTHLNYGQEWLKANFEASKDEMFAANKANLPLIRSMLEGVAADAAVLHMEKEDLIEDFLIAYQEALNEIGFSSRDIAKMAAAALAI; from the coding sequence ATGCCTACCCTCAACGCACCAGAAGTTTCCGTGCTGGAGGGCCAGGACGCGCTGCCGGACTTCACGACAGCTGAGTACAAGGACGCCTACAGCCGCATTAACGCCATCGTGATCGAGGGTGAGCAAGAGGCCCACGACAACTACATTTCCTTAGGCACATTGATTCCAGAGCAGGCGGATGAGTTAAGCCGTCTTGCCCGGATGGAAATGAAGCACATGAAGGGTTTCACCGCCTGTGCTCGCAACCTTGGTGTTGAGGCGGATATGCCTTTCGCTAAAGATTTTTTCGGACCTCTCCACGGCAATTTTCAAGTTGCTCTGAAGGAAGGCAAGGTTGTGACCTGTCTTCTGATCCAGGCGCTTTTGATTGAGGCGTTTGCGATTTCGGCTTATCACATCTACATCCCAGTGGCCGATCCCTTTGCTCGCAAAATCACTGAAGGGGTCGTGAAGGATGAGTACACCCACCTCAACTACGGCCAGGAATGGCTGAAAGCCAACTTTGAGGCCAGCAAAGACGAAATGTTTGCAGCCAATAAGGCCAATCTTCCGTTAATTCGCTCGATGCTCGAAGGTGTGGCTGCAGACGCCGCGGTGCTTCATATGGAGAAAGAAGACTTGATCGAAGACTTCTTAATCGCCTATCAGGAAGCTCTGAATGAGATCGGTTTTAGTTCCAGAGATATCGCCAAAATGGCTGCAGCAGCGTTGGCTATTTGA
- a CDS encoding GIVxVP protein, with product MADNRIARGIVLVPCLLLGAAFLATAVWGQGAAAENRNLAVGIGLGLLVAGMLSQVRTDDASTNESDELDDAP from the coding sequence ATGGCGGATAACAGGATTGCTCGAGGCATTGTTTTGGTGCCTTGCCTTCTTCTCGGCGCTGCGTTTTTAGCTACAGCTGTGTGGGGACAAGGTGCTGCAGCGGAAAATCGAAATCTCGCCGTTGGTATCGGGTTGGGTTTGCTTGTGGCTGGGATGTTGTCGCAGGTGCGAACGGATGACGCCTCAACAAACGAATCGGATGAGCTAGATGACGCCCCTTGA